The Pseudomonas asiatica sequence TTGCTGAACGAGTAGACCGTGCTTACGCTCACGTACGGAAGTGCGGTGCTGCCATCAACCTTTTGATATCCAGCACTGAACGTGTGGCCACCCAGACGATAACTGAGTAAACCGCTAAACATATCGCTATCAACTACACCATTACGGGCTGCGCCAGCATCATCACTGATAAAGTAACGTAGATCGCTAGTTAGCTTGCCTGGGCCAAGCGGCAGTGTGTAAACCAACCCGAAAAATTGTTGGCGGTAGAAATCCCGAAGTTCCCCGTAGTAGCTGCTAAAACTGAGCTGTTTGGTGAGGTCGTAGCGCATCCCCGCAAAATCAAAGTCCGTACCGCCACCTCCGGAATATCCCTGAGGAAATATATCGACGCTATCGGTAGAGTTTCGGGCTTTGAATTTGTCTAGATGCCCAGCTTGAAGGTACAACCGATCAACACCGGTGTACTCCGCTTGGGTACCTCGGAACGTTTGAGGTAGTAGTCGACCATCGTTGTAAACCAGGACGGGGATTTTGGGGAGGAGAGTGCCACCACTGACCAAAAGGTCATTCCATTTGGCCTTAGCGGTAATGCCAAGACTCGAATATTCGCTAGCTGCCCGACCATCGTCGTGGACCGGCAGAAGGCCTGTCCCCGCATGCTTAGCGCTTGAGTCGAGCCGGATTCCTGAAAGTCCCAGTGCCTCCAAACCAAAGCCTACAGGTCCTTCGGTGTAACCTGACTGTAGCTTGAGCAGAAAACCCTGCGCCCACTCTTTGCGATCTTCGCCCCCATCACGAAATCCATCATTGAAATAGTAATTTCGCAGAGCCAGCCGGCCCTCGGAGTCTTTGAAGAAGTCTGCTTCAGCAAAATTGGGGAACAAGCTAGCAATGACGCTTGCACACGCGAGTGTGCGCGATGTTGTGAGGGTGTTCATCGGAAATCTCTGCTGTGTATTGTGATTTTTGGCAGCATCAAAATGGAGCGACCCAGTACTA is a genomic window containing:
- a CDS encoding OprD family porin, translating into MNTLTTSRTLACASVIASLFPNFAEADFFKDSEGRLALRNYYFNDGFRDGGEDRKEWAQGFLLKLQSGYTEGPVGFGLEALGLSGIRLDSSAKHAGTGLLPVHDDGRAASEYSSLGITAKAKWNDLLVSGGTLLPKIPVLVYNDGRLLPQTFRGTQAEYTGVDRLYLQAGHLDKFKARNSTDSVDIFPQGYSGGGGTDFDFAGMRYDLTKQLSFSSYYGELRDFYRQQFFGLVYTLPLGPGKLTSDLRYFISDDAGAARNGVVDSDMFSGLLSYRLGGHTFSAGYQKVDGSTALPYVSVSTVYSFSNASVGKFIQPGERTWMARYDYDFTSMGIPGLSFMTRYYKGEDGVYRGQEAREHESNTNLKYVIQDGLFKGVGAEFRYAVARSTYSSDRDNYRLYLTYDIALW